Proteins encoded together in one Campylobacter concisus window:
- a CDS encoding tetratricopeptide repeat protein produces MDIFFIGHRDPIFSLIILFSIILMIAALSYAWGIFSSKDEKKRIEKFIKKFDSKDGISDEHKQMLKSPEVDIPSLSMLGQTFAKNGDFEKSIGVYLIALEKVKDKNEKEFILNELGEVYFKAGFLKKASEVFEKALELSPRNVLALRFLTMIDEKLKNYKEALYALNSLEELGTNVKDQKAYIKAISTLDDRNLSFSEKVEILSHLSQNFELLKRMILALFIRHNENLENLKDFAKFEDVLDLLYNLKTPINLSDPKYKSLFYAKGDIEGPCEIYGFELNVIKRLKDAKFDAAGLSFNYVCKNCKNSFPMHFYRCPVCHELGSVKILSHITEKASEDSNTF; encoded by the coding sequence GTGGATATTTTTTTCATTGGGCACAGAGATCCGATATTTAGCCTTATTATTCTATTTAGTATCATCTTGATGATCGCTGCTTTAAGCTACGCTTGGGGCATATTTTCAAGTAAAGATGAGAAAAAACGCATCGAGAAATTTATCAAGAAATTTGACAGCAAAGATGGCATAAGCGACGAGCACAAGCAGATGCTAAAAAGTCCAGAAGTAGATATACCAAGCCTTAGCATGCTAGGTCAAACATTTGCCAAAAATGGCGACTTTGAAAAATCAATCGGCGTCTATCTAATCGCACTTGAAAAGGTAAAAGATAAAAACGAGAAGGAATTTATCCTAAACGAGCTTGGAGAGGTCTATTTCAAGGCTGGATTTTTAAAAAAAGCTAGCGAAGTCTTTGAAAAAGCGCTTGAGCTAAGCCCTAGAAACGTCCTCGCACTGCGCTTTTTAACGATGATAGATGAGAAGCTTAAAAACTATAAAGAAGCCCTTTATGCGCTAAATTCGCTTGAAGAGCTAGGGACAAATGTAAAAGATCAAAAGGCCTATATAAAGGCGATCAGCACGCTTGATGATAGAAATTTAAGCTTTAGTGAAAAGGTGGAAATTCTCTCACACCTTAGCCAAAATTTTGAGCTTTTAAAGCGCATGATCTTAGCCCTTTTCATAAGACACAATGAAAATTTAGAAAATTTAAAAGATTTTGCCAAATTTGAAGATGTGCTTGATCTACTTTACAACCTAAAAACACCTATAAATTTAAGCGATCCAAAATATAAATCCCTCTTTTATGCAAAGGGCGATATAGAAGGTCCATGCGAAATTTACGGCTTTGAGCTAAATGTCATAAAAAGGCTAAAGGACGCTAAATTTGACGCGGCAGGGCTAAGCTTTAACTACGTTTGCAAAAACTGCAAAAACTCATTTCCTATGCACTTTTACCGCTGTCCAGTCTGTCACGAGCTAGGAAGTGTCAAAATTTTATCCCACATCACAGAAAAAGCAAGTGAAGATAGTAACACTTTTTAG
- the rnhA gene encoding ribonuclease HI yields the protein MKIVTLFSDGSCLGNPGAGGWAYILRFNEAQKKASGGEAYTTNNQMELKAAIMGLKALKEPCEVRLITDSSYVVNSINEWLANWQKRNFKNVKNVELWQEYLEISKPHKVVASWVKGHAGHPENEECDQMARDEALKIKDENKI from the coding sequence GTGAAGATAGTAACACTTTTTAGTGACGGCTCATGCCTTGGAAACCCTGGAGCTGGCGGCTGGGCTTATATATTGAGATTTAACGAAGCGCAGAAAAAAGCAAGTGGCGGCGAGGCATATACGACAAACAACCAAATGGAGCTAAAAGCTGCGATAATGGGGCTAAAAGCACTAAAAGAGCCATGTGAAGTTAGGCTAATAACCGATAGCTCATACGTGGTAAATAGCATAAATGAGTGGCTTGCAAACTGGCAAAAGAGAAATTTTAAAAATGTAAAAAATGTCGAGCTTTGGCAGGAGTATTTAGAAATTTCAAAGCCACATAAAGTCGTGGCTAGCTGGGTTAAAGGGCACGCTGGACATCCTGAAAACGAGGAGTGTGACCAGATGGCAAGAGACGAGGCATTAAAAATAAAAGATGAGAATAAGATATGA
- the rnc gene encoding ribonuclease III has protein sequence MKNLEEFERNLGYKFKKSELLEEALTHKSTKQALNNERLEFLGDAVMDLLVAEYLFKKFSKIAEGDMSKLRAALVNEKSFANMSRRLKMGEFLRLSQAEENNGGREKDSILSDAFEAVMGAIYLEAGLDKVREISITLLELCYPKIDFAHLEKDYKTALQEVTQANLGVIPTYELISSFGPDHKKEFEIALLLNGKEISRAVGNSKKQAQQLAAKIALEKIKK, from the coding sequence ATGAAAAATTTAGAAGAATTTGAACGTAATCTTGGCTATAAATTTAAAAAATCTGAGCTTTTAGAAGAGGCGCTAACGCATAAGAGCACCAAGCAGGCGTTAAATAACGAGAGGCTTGAGTTTTTGGGCGATGCGGTGATGGATCTGCTCGTGGCTGAGTATCTTTTTAAGAAATTTAGCAAGATCGCAGAGGGCGACATGAGCAAACTTCGTGCCGCACTTGTAAATGAAAAAAGCTTTGCAAATATGTCTAGGCGGCTAAAAATGGGCGAGTTTTTAAGGCTTAGCCAAGCTGAAGAAAATAACGGCGGTAGAGAGAAAGATAGCATTTTAAGCGACGCATTTGAGGCGGTGATGGGTGCAATATACCTTGAGGCTGGACTTGATAAAGTTAGAGAAATTTCTATCACACTGCTTGAGCTTTGCTACCCAAAGATCGACTTTGCGCACCTTGAAAAAGACTACAAAACCGCCCTTCAAGAGGTCACTCAAGCAAACCTTGGCGTTATACCAACGTACGAGCTTATAAGCTCTTTTGGCCCTGATCACAAGAAAGAATTTGAGATAGCTCTACTGCTAAATGGCAAGGAAATTTCACGTGCCGTTGGCAACTCCAAAAAGCAAGCCCAACAGCTCGCAGCAAAGATAGCGCTAGAAAAAATCAAAAAATAG
- the aroC gene encoding chorismate synthase, which translates to MNTFGKKLTLTSFGESHGVAIGGVIDGIPAGLKIDVDFIQSELDKRRPGQSSFTTARDEADKIEIFSGVFDGMSTGAPIGFAIFNNNQKSNDYENLREIFRPGHADLTYFKKYGIRDHRGGGRASARETAVRVAGGAFAQLLLNEFKIEVLSGVLGIGKVVSDKVDFAFAKNSQIYALGNEEAMKEAVNKARSEHDSVGAVVLSVARGVPAGLGEPLYDRLDSALAAALMGINGVKAVEIGAGVNVSSMLGSANNDEMDELGFLSNNAGGILGGISSGAEIVLKSHFKPTPSIFKEQKTLNLAGEAVDFELRGRHDPCIGIRGSVVATAMIRLVLADMLLLNASTKLENLKKIYG; encoded by the coding sequence TTGAACACATTTGGCAAAAAACTAACCTTAACTAGCTTTGGCGAGAGCCATGGGGTGGCGATTGGTGGCGTGATAGACGGCATACCTGCTGGGTTAAAGATCGATGTGGATTTTATCCAAAGCGAGCTTGACAAACGTCGTCCTGGACAAAGTAGCTTCACAACGGCAAGAGATGAGGCTGATAAGATAGAAATTTTTAGCGGCGTCTTTGATGGCATGAGTACTGGGGCGCCGATAGGTTTTGCCATTTTTAACAACAACCAAAAGTCAAATGACTATGAAAATTTACGTGAGATTTTCCGCCCTGGGCATGCTGATCTAACATATTTTAAAAAATATGGCATCAGAGATCACAGAGGCGGTGGGCGTGCGAGTGCTAGAGAGACTGCAGTAAGGGTTGCTGGTGGGGCATTTGCACAGCTACTTTTAAATGAATTTAAGATAGAAGTTTTAAGCGGTGTGCTTGGCATTGGCAAGGTTGTTAGCGACAAGGTTGATTTTGCTTTTGCCAAAAATTCGCAAATTTACGCCCTTGGCAACGAAGAGGCGATGAAAGAGGCGGTAAATAAAGCTAGAAGTGAGCACGATAGCGTCGGAGCTGTGGTTTTAAGCGTGGCTAGAGGCGTGCCAGCTGGTCTTGGAGAGCCACTTTATGATAGGCTGGATAGCGCTTTGGCAGCTGCTTTAATGGGCATAAACGGAGTAAAAGCCGTAGAGATCGGCGCTGGCGTAAATGTAAGCTCTATGCTTGGCTCAGCAAACAACGACGAAATGGACGAGCTTGGCTTTTTGAGCAACAACGCTGGTGGCATACTTGGAGGCATAAGCAGTGGCGCTGAAATCGTGCTAAAGAGCCATTTTAAGCCAACGCCTTCGATATTTAAAGAGCAAAAGACGCTAAATTTAGCTGGCGAGGCGGTGGATTTTGAGCTAAGAGGTAGGCATGATCCTTGCATAGGCATACGTGGCAGCGTCGTAGCAACCGCGATGATAAGGCTAGTTCTTGCTGATATGCTCTTACTAAATGCAAGCACAAAGCTTGAAAATTTAAAGAAAATTTACGGCTAA
- a CDS encoding DNA repair protein codes for MKNENPKSKIYAVIDLKSFYASVECVERGLDPFKADLVVADASRGSGGICLAVSPALRAKGVKNRCRLFEIPMDIKFIIAPPRMQFYIDYAARIYEIYLKYVSKEDIYVYSIDECFIDLTSYLKFYALGAKEMAKMMMDEILKTTGVTATCGMGTNLYLAKIALDILAKHQDDGIAYLDEELYKKQLWTHQPLSDFWRIGKQTRLKLEKCGIFCMKDIANAPKSLLEKIFGVDAYITIDHANGIEPTTIAEIKAYKPSMKSYFSSEILPRDYERCEAVIVLKEMADRLALRMINKDVRASGLTINVRFADKLEPQQRASVRFKTPTNISSVLMSAAEELLLNKIKNVGLIRQIGISANDVVKENLVEFSLFEDDAKEKAVLKSLNLIKEKFGKNSILRAIDLLPEATGQDRNKKIGGHKSGE; via the coding sequence ATGAAAAATGAAAATCCAAAGAGCAAAATTTACGCCGTTATCGACCTAAAGTCCTTTTACGCCTCGGTTGAGTGCGTAGAGCGCGGGCTTGATCCATTTAAGGCTGATCTAGTCGTGGCTGATGCTAGTCGTGGCAGTGGCGGCATCTGCTTAGCTGTTAGCCCTGCGCTTCGTGCAAAAGGGGTGAAAAACCGCTGCAGGCTCTTTGAGATACCAATGGATATCAAATTTATCATCGCGCCACCTAGGATGCAGTTTTACATCGACTACGCCGCAAGGATCTATGAAATTTATCTAAAATATGTCTCCAAAGAGGATATCTACGTCTATTCGATCGATGAGTGTTTTATCGACCTCACTTCTTACTTGAAATTTTACGCTCTTGGCGCAAAAGAGATGGCAAAGATGATGATGGATGAGATCTTAAAAACGACTGGCGTGACGGCGACTTGCGGCATGGGGACAAATTTATACCTCGCAAAGATCGCGCTTGATATATTAGCAAAGCACCAAGATGACGGCATCGCCTATCTTGACGAAGAGCTTTACAAAAAGCAGCTCTGGACGCATCAGCCACTAAGCGACTTTTGGCGTATCGGTAAGCAAACTAGGCTAAAGCTCGAAAAATGCGGCATCTTTTGCATGAAAGATATCGCAAATGCACCAAAAAGCCTGCTTGAAAAAATTTTTGGCGTCGATGCCTACATCACGATCGATCACGCAAACGGCATAGAGCCAACGACGATAGCTGAGATAAAGGCCTATAAACCAAGCATGAAGTCCTACTTTAGCTCGGAAATTTTGCCAAGAGATTATGAGCGCTGCGAGGCGGTGATCGTGCTAAAAGAGATGGCTGACAGGCTCGCACTTAGGATGATAAACAAAGATGTAAGGGCGAGTGGGCTAACGATAAATGTGAGATTTGCCGATAAGCTTGAGCCTCAGCAACGTGCAAGCGTGAGGTTTAAAACGCCAACAAACATCTCAAGCGTGCTGATGAGTGCGGCTGAGGAGCTACTTTTAAACAAGATAAAAAATGTCGGGCTAATCAGGCAAATAGGCATATCAGCAAACGATGTGGTGAAAGAAAATTTGGTTGAGTTTAGCCTATTTGAAGATGACGCCAAAGAAAAAGCGGTGCTAAAGTCACTAAATTTGATAAAAGAGAAATTTGGTAAAAACTCGATCCTGCGCGCGATCGACCTGCTGCCAGAAGCGACTGGGCAAGATAGAAACAAAAAAATAGGAGGGCACAAGAGCGGTGAGTAA
- a CDS encoding YolD-like family protein, with protein MSKDRAKIFSSFNPLSTLERALRQKEREKCEKLELDESKVDEILKKISEIKIADEVRVSYHNGFTYVKTSGLVSDVNFKDKTLMIVKTKIKFEDINEVEIVRKRAIARPLN; from the coding sequence GTGAGTAAAGATAGGGCAAAAATTTTTAGCTCGTTTAATCCTCTTTCTACCTTAGAGCGAGCCTTGCGTCAAAAAGAGCGAGAAAAATGCGAAAAACTAGAGCTTGATGAGAGCAAGGTCGATGAAATTTTAAAAAAGATAAGCGAGATAAAGATAGCTGATGAGGTGCGTGTGAGCTACCACAACGGCTTTACTTACGTAAAAACTAGCGGACTAGTTTCGGATGTAAATTTCAAAGACAAAACCCTCATGATCGTAAAAACTAAGATCAAATTTGAGGATATAAATGAGGTGGAGATAGTTAGAAAACGGGCGATTGCTCGCCCTTTGAATTAG
- the tupA gene encoding tungstate ABC transporter substrate-binding protein TupA, with protein MKKIILGSLAAAVLAFGADNELIMATTTSTDNTGLLDAIYPAYKAKTGVDIKWTAVGTGAALKLGEDCNADILFVHSPKVEKEFVEKGFGLKRNAVMYNDFVVIADKSIADKFKGKDIKQSFELIKKDGIKFFSRGDKSGTDNKEKGIWKKIAGEVPEKDSWYMQTGQGMLATINAAAEQKGVTFTDRGTYIKYEANQKGHPEMVIINEGDNDLKNFYSLIAVNPKHCPKTDIENAEKFIKWATSEEGQKFIGDFKLLDKPLFTPDANTRKN; from the coding sequence ATGAAAAAGATTATTTTAGGCTCACTAGCAGCTGCAGTTTTGGCGTTTGGCGCTGACAATGAACTAATCATGGCGACTACAACAAGTACAGATAACACTGGCTTGCTTGATGCGATCTATCCAGCTTATAAAGCAAAAACAGGTGTTGATATAAAATGGACAGCTGTTGGTACAGGTGCAGCTCTAAAGCTTGGCGAAGACTGCAACGCTGACATACTTTTTGTTCACTCACCAAAAGTTGAGAAAGAATTTGTAGAAAAAGGCTTTGGCTTAAAAAGAAATGCCGTAATGTACAATGACTTCGTCGTTATCGCTGATAAATCAATCGCTGATAAATTTAAAGGTAAAGATATAAAACAAAGCTTTGAGCTTATCAAAAAAGATGGTATCAAATTCTTCTCACGTGGCGATAAATCAGGCACAGATAATAAAGAAAAAGGCATCTGGAAAAAGATCGCTGGCGAAGTCCCTGAAAAAGATAGCTGGTATATGCAAACAGGTCAAGGCATGCTAGCTACGATAAATGCTGCTGCTGAGCAAAAAGGCGTTACATTTACTGACCGCGGTACTTACATTAAATATGAAGCAAACCAAAAAGGTCATCCTGAGATGGTCATCATCAACGAGGGCGACAACGACCTTAAAAACTTCTACTCTCTAATCGCAGTAAATCCAAAACACTGCCCTAAAACTGACATCGAAAATGCAGAGAAATTTATAAAATGGGCAACAAGCGAAGAGGGTCAGAAATTTATAGGTGACTTCAAACTTCTTGATAAGCCACTTTTCACTCCAGACGCAAACACACGCAAAAACTAA
- the tupB gene encoding tungstate ABC transporter permease TupB yields the protein MDFLLNGFTEAFNLLLNGNLETYSAIKATLYTSSVSILFAVLVGFPLGFILGFYDFKGRKILRLLSDTALAMPTVAIGLILYAFITRNGPLGSLNLLFTLKAVMLGQFVLALPIIISLTASVVENMDRKHYLTILNLRLAPAKLVFCVLYELRYALMVVIATAYGRIVAEVGVAMMIGGNIKYFTRTITTAVSLETNKGEFAMGIALAMVLIFIAFLVNLAIFALKKLDK from the coding sequence TTGGATTTTTTACTTAATGGCTTTACAGAAGCCTTTAATCTACTTTTAAACGGCAACCTTGAAACATATTCAGCCATCAAAGCTACACTTTACACATCAAGCGTGTCGATACTTTTTGCTGTTCTCGTTGGCTTCCCGCTCGGTTTTATACTTGGTTTTTACGACTTTAAAGGCCGCAAAATTTTACGTCTTCTAAGTGACACAGCTCTTGCCATGCCAACAGTTGCGATAGGTCTTATCTTGTACGCATTTATCACTAGAAATGGCCCGCTTGGCAGCCTAAATTTACTATTTACACTAAAAGCGGTCATGCTAGGCCAGTTTGTGCTCGCCCTTCCTATCATTATCTCGCTTACTGCAAGCGTGGTTGAAAATATGGATAGAAAACACTATCTAACTATCCTAAATTTACGCCTTGCGCCAGCAAAGCTAGTTTTTTGTGTGCTTTACGAGCTGCGCTACGCACTCATGGTAGTTATCGCCACCGCATACGGCAGGATCGTGGCTGAAGTGGGCGTTGCGATGATGATAGGTGGCAACATCAAGTACTTTACTAGAACGATCACCACAGCCGTTTCGCTTGAGACGAACAAGGGCGAATTTGCCATGGGTATTGCGCTTGCCATGGTTTTGATATTCATCGCATTTTTAGTAAATTTAGCGATCTTTGCGCTCAAAAAACTAGACAAATAG
- the tupC gene encoding tungstate ABC transporter ATP-binding protein TupC, with protein sequence MIKIRNLHLSYGKSEILNIPSLDINTKKITALMGSNGSGKSTLIRMLSRLQGPDSGEISLWGENRPSLEMLRKICVLLPEPALLKRSVRENFKAILKSRNLLSEFEERTSEALALVGLDEKFLDKRHFELSSGQTQRIAFALALSLRVPFYLLDEPTNSVDIATSKLFSKAINLMHERYGCGFVIASHDEKWLSMLANECVFLHKGRVCEFEYKNIFEIEGGVLSFGDEARLNLPLNFKGKSKITINPSKIKISKTGGEGQISGILHSASLYMGNEKLLKVKVGDFLIKIFSHDDEITKIGERVFLEFEDGSMLALE encoded by the coding sequence TTGATAAAGATAAGAAATTTACACCTAAGCTACGGCAAAAGCGAGATCCTAAATATCCCAAGTCTTGATATAAATACTAAAAAGATAACCGCTCTAATGGGCAGTAATGGCAGTGGCAAAAGCACGCTAATAAGAATGCTCTCACGCCTGCAAGGCCCAGATAGCGGCGAAATTTCACTTTGGGGTGAAAATAGACCAAGCCTTGAAATGCTGCGTAAAATTTGCGTTTTGCTGCCTGAGCCTGCCCTTTTAAAAAGAAGCGTTAGAGAAAATTTCAAAGCCATTTTAAAAAGTAGAAATTTACTAAGCGAATTTGAGGAGCGAACCAGCGAAGCACTAGCTCTCGTGGGACTTGATGAGAAGTTTTTAGACAAGCGCCACTTTGAGCTAAGCTCGGGGCAAACGCAGCGCATCGCATTTGCACTTGCACTTTCTTTAAGGGTGCCATTTTACCTGCTTGATGAGCCGACAAATAGCGTTGATATCGCCACTTCAAAGCTCTTTAGCAAGGCTATAAATTTGATGCACGAGAGATATGGCTGCGGCTTTGTCATCGCAAGTCACGACGAGAAGTGGCTTAGTATGCTAGCAAACGAGTGCGTGTTTTTACACAAAGGCAGAGTCTGTGAGTTTGAATACAAAAATATCTTCGAGATAGAAGGTGGTGTGCTAAGCTTTGGTGACGAAGCACGGCTAAATTTGCCTTTAAATTTTAAAGGCAAAAGCAAGATCACGATCAACCCAAGCAAGATAAAAATTTCTAAAACAGGCGGTGAGGGTCAAATTTCAGGGATTTTGCACTCAGCCTCGCTTTACATGGGCAATGAAAAGCTTTTGAAGGTCAAAGTTGGCGACTTTTTGATCAAAATTTTTAGCCACGATGATGAAATTACAAAGATCGGCGAGAGGGTATTTTTAGAATTTGAAGATGGCTCGATGCTCGCTTTA